GCGCCCCTCAGAGACTGGACACGAGGGTAGTTTAGAGGTAGACTCAAGCGTCTAGCCAAGGAGCGAAGATGAAGCGCAGTAATTGGACGACGGAGGAGAAGCTGGCGGTGGTACTTGAAGGATTGAACGGCAGGAAGTCGGTGACGGAGATATGCCGGGAACATCAGATATCGCAGACACTATATTACCGGTGGCGC
This window of the bacterium genome carries:
- a CDS encoding transposase, with the protein product MKRSNWTTEEKLAVVLEGLNGRKSVTEICREHQISQTLYYRWR